The Terriglobia bacterium genome contains a region encoding:
- a CDS encoding IPT/TIG domain-containing protein, producing the protein MKWKSYSRLRVQLFRIFSLILVTFLPGMAPHESAGAMQRSAATREQIDRILQRYDRVRMDTARVAQQVRDTGEFRIATPDQIFDVVLEPYDLRASGCVAEEELPGGARSELARAPAHTFRGTVPRLWDSEARFTVRDATLEGVILTPDEWYYIEPLRNFSPSSDPSEMVVYRRSDIRPEVLGVCGTTLAHRIGEARELVEPRMLAATSGVRAAQVATEADYEYVVACGGATEANATILDILNQVDGIYQSQLSISLQVVYQHVWSTPTDPYSSTAPSAMLSEFRDHWNANFYYVPFDLAHMWTGKNMDGSTIGIAYLSVVCEARSYSYGVSQRLTSSPGKYLLTAHEIGHNFGATHTEQASPAPTDCGNTIMNSTIGTGSTFCPYSRAEIAAHVASASSCLTSGPAAPSNLTAIAVSSSQVNLLWLDNSADETGFAVERKEGAGGIWSQVGTTAANVTSFSDTGLGTNTNYYYRVEATGAAADSAYSNEVSATTLSSPPTITGMAPSSGRAGTVVTITGTNLNGATTVKFNTSAAAGFTVVSPARITATVPAGATSGRISVTTPVGTGASSAVFTVSASRCDINGDGSVNVLDIQLLINSILGIPGSPTNCDINGDGVTNALDLQMLINVILGLTGCPG; encoded by the coding sequence ATGAAATGGAAATCCTACAGTCGTTTACGGGTGCAGCTGTTTCGCATTTTCAGCCTCATCTTGGTCACGTTTCTGCCGGGCATGGCTCCGCACGAGAGTGCCGGCGCAATGCAGCGTTCTGCAGCAACGCGGGAACAGATCGACAGAATTCTGCAGCGCTATGACAGGGTAAGGATGGACACGGCACGAGTGGCGCAGCAGGTCCGTGATACCGGCGAATTCAGGATCGCCACCCCGGATCAGATCTTTGATGTCGTCCTGGAGCCTTATGATCTGCGCGCCTCCGGCTGCGTGGCTGAGGAGGAACTGCCGGGAGGCGCCAGGAGCGAGCTCGCGAGGGCGCCGGCACACACCTTCCGTGGCACGGTACCGCGACTCTGGGACTCGGAGGCACGTTTCACTGTCAGGGACGCAACTTTGGAAGGGGTGATCCTGACACCCGATGAGTGGTACTACATCGAGCCGCTGCGCAATTTCTCCCCCTCGTCGGATCCGTCGGAGATGGTGGTTTACCGCCGGTCGGATATCCGTCCCGAAGTCCTCGGTGTCTGCGGCACCACGCTGGCCCACAGGATTGGGGAAGCCCGGGAACTGGTCGAACCCCGCATGCTCGCTGCGACTTCCGGGGTGCGGGCAGCCCAGGTAGCGACAGAAGCCGATTATGAGTACGTGGTCGCCTGCGGGGGAGCGACGGAAGCGAATGCGACGATTCTCGACATTCTCAACCAGGTGGATGGCATCTATCAGTCACAGCTTTCGATTTCGCTTCAGGTCGTCTACCAGCATGTCTGGTCTACGCCGACCGATCCTTACAGCTCGACTGCTCCGTCCGCCATGCTTTCGGAGTTCCGCGATCACTGGAACGCCAACTTCTACTATGTGCCGTTCGATCTCGCTCATATGTGGACCGGCAAGAACATGGACGGGAGCACTATCGGCATCGCCTATCTGTCGGTGGTGTGCGAGGCCCGAAGCTACAGCTACGGCGTTTCCCAGAGACTCACCTCCTCCCCCGGCAAATACCTCCTCACGGCTCACGAGATCGGTCACAACTTCGGCGCCACACACACGGAACAGGCGAGCCCTGCACCCACGGATTGCGGCAATACCATCATGAACAGCACCATTGGGACGGGATCGACATTTTGTCCCTATTCGCGCGCGGAGATCGCAGCGCATGTCGCGTCGGCTTCCTCCTGCCTTACCTCAGGACCGGCTGCGCCTTCGAACCTGACTGCGATCGCAGTCTCGAGTTCTCAGGTCAACCTGCTATGGCTGGACAACAGCGCCGACGAGACCGGCTTTGCGGTCGAGAGAAAAGAAGGTGCTGGGGGGATCTGGTCGCAAGTTGGAACGACTGCAGCGAATGTGACTTCCTTCAGCGATACGGGATTGGGCACAAACACGAATTATTACTATCGCGTCGAGGCCACTGGAGCTGCCGCCGACTCTGCATATTCCAATGAGGTTTCCGCTACCACCCTGTCCAGTCCGCCCACGATCACGGGGATGGCTCCCTCAAGCGGCCGCGCAGGAACTGTAGTCACCATCACAGGTACGAATCTGAACGGGGCAACAACCGTCAAGTTCAACACCTCCGCCGCGGCCGGTTTCACGGTAGTGTCGCCGGCGCGAATTACGGCGACCGTCCCGGCAGGGGCGACTTCCGGCAGAATCAGCGTCACTACTCCCGTGGGAACAGGCGCAAGCTCTGCAGTGTTTACCGTCAGTGCCAGCCGGTGCGACATTAATGGCGACGGATCGGTAAACGTTCTGGACATACAGTTGCTGATCAACTCGATTTTGGGCATCCCGGGGAGCCCGACAAACTGCGACATCAACGGCGACGGGGTCACAAACGCCCTGGATCTGCAGATGCTGATAAATGTGATTCTGGGCCTGACCGGCTGCCCAGGCTAA
- a CDS encoding APC family permease — protein MEASTQAAVQAPTLRRELSRWDLTAIGVNQVIGGAIFLMPSQVAALVGAWSVPAFVLAGLASLLVALCFAEVGSRFEGTGGPYLYTREAFGRFAGFEVGFMQWFTRVASHASVVNGIAVALGFYWPAAAAEPGRSTVIIGLTLVLTVINVVGIRQSSWAVNLLTIGKLLPLGIFIAIGVFFINPANLGLLRPVTWQQGTTAALLMIFVYGGYDVVPVPAGEANDPRRHVPFALVMTIATVTVVMTLTQLVAAGTLPSLAASTTPLADAAHIFMGAAGALLIGIGSVISMTGNNAGQILTGSRMLFALAENGQLPKWFGRIHVRFRTPANAILFSSTVALLLALTGSFVKLAVVSAVARLVTYTGASASTLILRARRFEGAVKRPTYVIPMGPLVPILAILVSLAILFGATRKQILGGGLALAAGAILFAINQRPRRLL, from the coding sequence ATGGAAGCATCGACGCAGGCTGCAGTACAGGCACCGACACTAAGGCGTGAACTGAGCCGATGGGACCTCACGGCCATCGGTGTGAACCAGGTGATCGGCGGCGCGATTTTCCTGATGCCCTCGCAGGTTGCCGCACTGGTGGGTGCCTGGAGCGTGCCGGCATTCGTGCTGGCCGGATTGGCATCGCTCCTGGTGGCACTGTGCTTTGCCGAGGTGGGCAGCAGGTTTGAGGGCACGGGCGGTCCGTATCTGTACACGCGCGAGGCCTTCGGCCGGTTCGCAGGATTTGAAGTAGGCTTCATGCAGTGGTTCACGCGCGTGGCGAGCCACGCATCGGTCGTGAACGGTATTGCGGTGGCGCTCGGCTTTTACTGGCCCGCGGCGGCAGCAGAACCGGGACGCAGCACTGTCATCATCGGCCTGACGCTCGTCTTGACCGTGATCAACGTCGTAGGCATTCGCCAAAGCTCCTGGGCAGTAAACCTGCTGACCATCGGCAAGCTGCTGCCGTTGGGAATATTCATTGCTATCGGCGTTTTTTTCATCAATCCCGCCAACCTGGGCTTATTGAGGCCGGTCACCTGGCAGCAGGGGACCACGGCAGCCCTGCTGATGATCTTCGTCTACGGCGGTTACGACGTTGTGCCGGTCCCTGCCGGTGAAGCAAACGACCCGCGCCGCCACGTGCCCTTTGCGCTGGTGATGACGATTGCGACCGTAACGGTAGTGATGACATTGACTCAGTTGGTCGCGGCGGGCACGCTGCCCAGTCTGGCAGCTTCCACGACGCCGCTGGCGGATGCTGCCCACATCTTCATGGGGGCGGCGGGCGCCCTGCTGATCGGGATCGGGTCGGTGATTTCCATGACCGGGAACAATGCGGGCCAGATCCTGACTGGATCCCGCATGCTGTTCGCGCTGGCCGAGAACGGGCAATTGCCGAAATGGTTCGGCCGCATCCACGTGAGGTTCCGCACTCCGGCGAACGCGATTCTCTTTTCCTCAACCGTGGCACTGCTGCTGGCCCTGACCGGCTCATTCGTCAAACTGGCGGTTGTCAGCGCCGTGGCGCGCCTGGTCACCTATACCGGCGCAAGCGCGTCGACGCTGATCCTGCGCGCGCGGCGCTTCGAGGGCGCGGTAAAGCGGCCGACTTACGTGATTCCAATGGGACCGCTGGTCCCCATTTTGGCTATCCTGGTTTCCCTGGCGATCCTGTTTGGCGCCACACGAAAACAGATTCTGGGAGGCGGCCTGGCCCTGGCGGCGGGCGCAATCCTGTTCGCCATCAACCAACGGCCCCGTCGCCTGCTTTGA
- a CDS encoding D-cysteine desulfhydrase: MNLARFPRRRYTEGPTPLEAVPRFSAAVGGPNIYIKRDDLLGLAAGGNKTRKLEFLVADALAQGADTLITCGAVQSNHCRLTLAAAAKEGLKCRLVLEERVPKSYKPDASGNNFLFRLLGVEQIKVVPGGSDMMKEMLMVADEVSAAGRKAYIIPGGGSNPIGATGYVACAEEILAQLFEKGININRVVCASGSAGTHAGIVTGLYGNNSNIPVVGIDVSRPKEVQEKLVYDLVQKTAARVGIKGEIPRDAVLCFGDYVGRGYSIPTPEMAEAVKMLARTESILLDPVYTGKAMAGLIDLARKGFFKKNENVLFVHTGGSPALYAYMPDLVD; the protein is encoded by the coding sequence ATGAATCTGGCACGCTTTCCCCGCAGGCGCTATACCGAAGGACCGACACCGCTGGAGGCAGTACCGCGTTTTTCTGCCGCGGTTGGTGGTCCGAACATTTACATCAAGAGAGACGATCTCCTTGGCCTGGCTGCCGGAGGCAACAAGACGAGGAAGCTCGAGTTTTTGGTTGCCGATGCCCTGGCTCAAGGCGCCGACACCTTGATTACCTGCGGAGCGGTTCAATCCAACCACTGCCGGCTCACCCTGGCGGCAGCGGCCAAGGAAGGGCTGAAGTGCAGGCTCGTCCTGGAAGAGAGGGTTCCGAAGAGCTACAAGCCGGATGCGAGCGGGAACAACTTCCTGTTCCGGCTTCTGGGGGTCGAGCAGATCAAGGTGGTCCCCGGCGGCTCCGATATGATGAAAGAAATGCTCATGGTGGCCGACGAGGTTTCCGCCGCGGGCCGCAAGGCTTACATCATCCCCGGAGGCGGCTCGAATCCGATTGGGGCTACCGGCTATGTGGCCTGCGCCGAGGAGATTCTCGCTCAGCTTTTCGAAAAGGGAATCAACATCAATAGGGTCGTCTGTGCGAGCGGCAGTGCCGGAACGCACGCAGGAATTGTCACGGGCTTGTACGGCAACAACAGCAACATCCCTGTTGTCGGCATCGACGTCAGCCGCCCCAAGGAAGTGCAGGAAAAACTCGTCTACGACCTGGTTCAGAAAACCGCGGCGCGTGTCGGCATCAAAGGGGAGATTCCAAGAGATGCGGTCCTCTGTTTCGGCGACTATGTAGGCCGGGGTTACTCGATTCCGACGCCGGAGATGGCCGAGGCCGTGAAAATGCTGGCCAGAACCGAGAGCATCCTTCTCGATCCTGTTTACACCGGCAAGGCGATGGCCGGCTTGATTGATCTGGCCCGCAAGGGATTTTTCAAGAAAAACGAAAATGTCCTGTTCGTGCACACCGGGGGATCGCCGGCCTTGTATGCTTACATGCCGGATCTTGTGGATTGA
- a CDS encoding zinc-dependent alcohol dehydrogenase family protein translates to MRAMVLVAPRKPLQDMEMAVPAPGPTQVLIEIHACGVCRTDLHIADGELPQPKLPLILGHEIAGTIIRLGDKVAGFKVGDRVGVPWLGYSDGTCRYCVTGRENLCDHARFSGYSIDGGYAEFTVADYRYCLHLPESYTDAEVAPLLCAGLIGYRSYRMVGRNSERLGFYGFGAAAHLLVQIAVYQGKKVYAFTKRGDREAQNFARRLGAVWAGSSDEMPPEELDAAVIFAPVGALVPAALRATAKGGEVVCGGIHMSDIPAFPYSILWEERSIRSVANLTRKDGLEFFEIAPRAKVKAEVVLFPLEKANDALDGVRQGKLEGAAVLKIRS, encoded by the coding sequence ATGCGTGCCATGGTGTTGGTAGCTCCCCGGAAGCCTCTTCAGGACATGGAAATGGCTGTGCCCGCGCCAGGTCCTACGCAGGTTCTGATCGAAATTCACGCCTGTGGAGTGTGCCGGACGGACCTGCACATCGCCGATGGCGAATTGCCGCAGCCGAAGCTCCCCTTGATCCTGGGACATGAGATCGCGGGCACAATAATCCGGCTCGGTGACAAAGTGGCCGGATTCAAGGTGGGCGACCGGGTTGGCGTGCCGTGGCTCGGGTACAGTGACGGCACTTGTCGCTATTGTGTCACGGGTCGTGAGAACCTGTGTGACCACGCACGCTTCTCGGGTTACTCCATCGACGGCGGCTATGCCGAATTCACCGTCGCGGACTACCGTTATTGCCTCCATCTGCCGGAATCGTATACTGATGCCGAGGTGGCGCCTCTGCTGTGTGCCGGGCTGATCGGGTACCGATCCTACCGCATGGTTGGCAGGAACTCCGAACGACTGGGCTTTTACGGCTTCGGCGCTGCCGCGCATCTCCTGGTGCAGATCGCCGTTTACCAGGGGAAAAAGGTATACGCTTTCACCAAACGCGGCGACAGGGAAGCGCAGAATTTCGCGCGCAGGCTGGGTGCGGTCTGGGCGGGATCCTCCGATGAGATGCCCCCGGAGGAGTTGGACGCCGCCGTCATCTTCGCCCCAGTGGGCGCTCTGGTGCCGGCCGCCTTGCGCGCCACCGCCAAGGGTGGTGAAGTTGTCTGCGGCGGCATTCACATGAGCGATATTCCGGCTTTCCCTTACAGCATCCTATGGGAGGAGCGCTCGATACGCTCGGTGGCCAACCTGACCCGCAAGGATGGATTGGAGTTTTTCGAGATCGCGCCCAGGGCGAAGGTGAAGGCGGAGGTCGTGCTCTTCCCCCTGGAAAAGGCGAACGACGCCCTCGACGGGGTGAGGCAGGGGAAACTGGAGGGCGCCGCCGTCCTCAAGATCCGCTCCTAA
- a CDS encoding OmpA family protein, whose translation MNTAHNRWRTGVPVTLLPFILIAALLHAQAPNQPATSQSKSAAAGQKMTVEGVIVKRDADSLTLRDARGSNIVVALIDSTRVKEKKSNPFRRSRNYALTQLLRGLSVEVTGRQNSGGQLVADEVKLKDNDLRLASSVETRVDPIETRLAEVETKLVQTEQNAQRLSGQVEEVSAVAKAARSAAKAAQDTGDAANAAAKDAAREGIEAARSTARAADARISSLDDFDVKSTTTVRFQLSSAVLSKEAKAQLDTLAGAAKNEKGFMIEVTGYASSEGDAAANERLSERRADAVVRYLTENCSIPLRRLVTPFGFGAKQPVADNSTLDGRKQNRRVEVKILVNKGLTGQIAK comes from the coding sequence ATGAACACCGCTCACAACCGCTGGCGTACAGGCGTGCCGGTAACACTGCTGCCGTTCATCCTGATTGCCGCACTCCTGCATGCCCAGGCCCCGAATCAACCGGCAACGTCCCAAAGCAAGTCAGCCGCTGCCGGGCAGAAAATGACGGTCGAAGGTGTCATCGTCAAGCGCGACGCCGATTCCCTGACCCTGCGGGACGCCCGCGGCTCGAACATTGTTGTGGCACTGATCGACAGCACCCGGGTCAAGGAGAAGAAGAGCAACCCGTTCCGGCGCAGCCGGAACTATGCCCTCACCCAGCTCCTGCGTGGGCTGAGCGTCGAGGTCACGGGCAGGCAGAACAGTGGAGGGCAGCTTGTGGCGGATGAGGTCAAGCTCAAGGACAATGATCTCCGCCTCGCCAGTTCTGTAGAGACCAGGGTAGATCCGATAGAGACCCGCCTGGCCGAGGTGGAGACCAAGCTTGTGCAGACCGAACAGAACGCTCAGCGGCTCTCGGGCCAGGTGGAGGAGGTATCGGCCGTCGCCAAAGCAGCCCGCAGCGCCGCCAAGGCCGCCCAGGATACCGGGGATGCAGCCAATGCGGCCGCGAAAGACGCTGCACGCGAAGGGATCGAAGCCGCCAGGTCGACCGCCCGTGCCGCCGACGCGCGTATTTCTTCTCTGGACGATTTCGACGTCAAGAGCACGACGACCGTGCGCTTCCAGCTGAGCAGTGCCGTACTGAGCAAAGAGGCCAAGGCACAGCTCGACACGCTTGCCGGGGCAGCCAAGAACGAGAAAGGCTTCATGATCGAAGTCACCGGTTATGCCTCGTCGGAAGGGGATGCAGCCGCCAATGAGCGACTGAGTGAGCGCCGGGCCGACGCCGTCGTCCGCTACCTGACGGAGAATTGCTCGATTCCGCTGCGGCGGCTCGTGACCCCTTTTGGGTTTGGCGCCAAGCAGCCGGTGGCGGACAATTCCACTCTCGACGGCCGGAAGCAGAACCGGCGTGTTGAAGTTAAAATCCTGGTAAACAAGGGCTTAACCGGCCAGATCGCCAAATAG
- a CDS encoding VWA domain-containing protein, with translation MRFRVLLFLLILIPLSSFAGLHPDAGIQSLTPQNPAQQPPPKAGTIRVNTSLVLIPVSVTDAAGHAVKNLQLEDFVVQENGSPVTIEHLGQPGLTRLDMVLTFDLTGSTRPRFDFEQQAATSFLKTIFKPRDAVSIVGITAKPKILLERTTSLITAMDGLNQLQSSGASTAFFDSVIAAAQLLRGPADPDTRRVQIVLSDGEDNFSEQKQADALREVQQADCIFYSINPGGPSIRLNNVSLRGQQAMEALAEETGGAAFLAEKLEDLGEIYGRIAAELEAQYLLSYYSPDPKSDGSFRRITVRAPKHPELRVRSRQGYYDGKPPYR, from the coding sequence ATGCGCTTTCGCGTCTTGCTTTTCCTGCTCATCCTGATCCCTCTGTCCTCGTTTGCAGGTTTGCACCCCGATGCCGGGATCCAGAGCCTGACGCCGCAGAATCCTGCCCAGCAGCCGCCCCCCAAGGCGGGAACCATCCGCGTCAATACCAGCCTCGTACTCATACCGGTGTCGGTTACCGATGCTGCAGGGCACGCCGTCAAGAACCTGCAGCTGGAGGATTTCGTCGTCCAGGAAAACGGTAGCCCCGTGACCATAGAACATCTGGGCCAGCCGGGGTTGACGCGGCTGGACATGGTCCTGACGTTTGATCTGACAGGCAGCACCCGCCCGCGCTTCGACTTCGAGCAGCAGGCGGCCACCAGTTTCCTGAAGACGATCTTCAAGCCGCGGGATGCCGTGTCGATTGTCGGCATCACCGCCAAACCGAAAATCCTGCTCGAACGAACCACGTCGTTGATCACGGCCATGGATGGTTTGAATCAGCTTCAGTCATCAGGAGCCTCCACGGCATTCTTCGACTCGGTCATCGCGGCAGCGCAATTGCTGCGCGGGCCCGCCGATCCCGACACCCGCCGCGTTCAGATCGTGCTCTCCGACGGCGAAGACAACTTCAGCGAGCAGAAACAGGCGGACGCACTTCGCGAGGTTCAGCAGGCCGATTGCATTTTCTACTCGATCAACCCGGGCGGGCCGTCGATCCGCCTGAACAACGTCAGCCTGCGCGGCCAGCAGGCGATGGAGGCGCTCGCGGAAGAAACGGGTGGGGCGGCGTTCCTGGCGGAGAAACTCGAGGACCTGGGTGAGATTTATGGCCGTATTGCCGCGGAACTGGAGGCGCAATATCTGCTCAGTTACTACTCGCCGGATCCCAAGTCAGACGGGAGCTTCCGTCGCATTACCGTGCGCGCGCCCAAACACCCGGAATTGCGTGTCCGCTCGCGCCAGGGCTATTACGACGGCAAACCTCCATACCGTTGA
- a CDS encoding carboxymuconolactone decarboxylase family protein, which translates to MNSDIKARIRMLERGEVTPEIGALYDQLLELRGVVPNMFKTIAHTPELAMGIAAFLKPLMGEGALPGWYKELVATRVAILQNCDY; encoded by the coding sequence TTGAACTCTGATATCAAAGCCCGCATCCGGATGTTGGAGCGGGGTGAAGTCACACCTGAGATCGGCGCCCTTTACGATCAACTTCTCGAGCTGCGGGGCGTGGTGCCCAACATGTTCAAGACCATCGCTCATACGCCCGAACTCGCCATGGGTATCGCTGCGTTTTTAAAACCGCTGATGGGTGAGGGCGCTTTGCCGGGATGGTACAAAGAGCTCGTGGCCACCCGGGTGGCGATTTTGCAAAACTGCGACTATTGA
- a CDS encoding zinc ribbon domain-containing protein, giving the protein MPLFEYICKKCGHRFEALVFGSEPPDCPMCHSRELEQIYSSFATSGSSKSGGISSGSGIGCGASSGGGGG; this is encoded by the coding sequence ATGCCATTGTTCGAATATATCTGTAAGAAGTGCGGCCACCGCTTCGAGGCCCTTGTTTTCGGATCGGAACCGCCTGATTGTCCCATGTGCCACAGTCGCGAACTGGAGCAGATCTATTCTTCTTTTGCCACGTCCGGGAGCAGCAAAAGCGGCGGGATTTCTTCCGGTTCGGGCATTGGCTGCGGCGCAAGCAGCGGCGGCGGGGGCGGGTGA